From Virgibacillus ihumii, the proteins below share one genomic window:
- the plsY gene encoding glycerol-3-phosphate 1-O-acyltransferase PlsY, translating to MEYILFAIIAYLLGSIPFGVIVGKIGYNIDIREHGSGNLGATNSFRVLGVKAGIIVIAADILKGTVATVLPLLFDSDVYRLIIGLFAVIGHTYPLFAKFKGGKAVATSGGILLGINPILFVIMVATFILSLYISKYVSLSSMITGVAAVIVSIIFMDIGLIIVTAALTIFVFYRHADNIKRIKNKTEPKITWM from the coding sequence ATGGAGTATATTTTATTTGCCATTATAGCGTATCTTTTAGGATCAATACCATTTGGAGTGATTGTAGGTAAAATCGGGTATAATATCGATATCCGGGAACACGGAAGCGGAAATTTGGGAGCGACAAACTCTTTCCGTGTACTTGGCGTAAAAGCGGGAATTATTGTAATTGCAGCGGATATATTAAAAGGAACAGTCGCCACAGTACTCCCTTTATTGTTTGATTCGGATGTATACAGACTCATAATCGGACTGTTCGCGGTAATAGGGCACACCTATCCCCTGTTTGCAAAATTCAAAGGCGGAAAAGCTGTCGCAACATCAGGCGGGATATTGCTGGGGATTAATCCAATATTATTTGTTATTATGGTTGCTACATTCATATTGTCTTTGTATATTTCCAAATATGTCTCACTCTCCTCAATGATAACGGGTGTTGCAGCTGTTATAGTATCAATTATTTTCATGGATATCGGACTGATTATTGTAACTGCAGCTTTAACTATTTTTGTTTTCTACAGACACGCTGACAATATTAAACGCATTAAAAATAAAACGGAACCCAAAATAACGTGGATGTAG
- the yidD gene encoding membrane protein insertion efficiency factor YidD has product MKYLFIGFITFYRKAISPLKPPTCRFYPSCSEYGLEAFKRFGVIKGGFLTIKRISKCHPFHPGGIDMVPEKNSKH; this is encoded by the coding sequence ATGAAATATTTATTTATCGGTTTCATTACGTTTTATCGAAAAGCAATCAGTCCGTTAAAACCGCCGACATGCAGATTTTATCCGTCATGTTCGGAATACGGACTGGAGGCATTTAAACGATTTGGGGTTATCAAGGGTGGCTTTTTGACGATTAAACGCATCAGCAAGTGTCATCCATTTCACCCAGGAGGAATTGATATGGTCCCTGAAAAGAATTCAAAACACTGA
- a CDS encoding ATP-binding protein, which translates to MESRNSNYGNTNTEHSKISHCSQVEEFFPGLASLPKTLLKWIDENSNDIVTVCEENGKLIFVSQSVEQLLGYKPDELLGSDWYEYIARDDMEYLKKNMNNLEEENGKPFNIHIRNWSGKYIWTEHIISRVQDKFGKLFFVSIVKDITDKKEAEEMMVRSEKMSVAGQLAAGIAHEIRNPLTSLKGFLQLIQAGVNRKEEYYKIMIDEIEKMETITSELLFISKPLTDNKRVESVVSMVEDVITLLKPQAGLKNIEVACSIPDDYSVFCDRSQIKQVLINLVKNAIEAMEEPGKIHIHAAVQDEQLAVEVIDQGVGVPEELIHKLGEPFFTTKQNGTGLGIMIIRQILEKHDGELEIQQNESKGSTFRIKLPSMEL; encoded by the coding sequence ATGGAAAGCAGAAACAGTAATTACGGTAACACGAATACGGAACACTCCAAAATTTCACATTGTTCACAGGTTGAGGAGTTTTTCCCCGGGTTGGCTTCCCTGCCAAAAACACTGCTTAAATGGATTGATGAAAACAGTAATGACATTGTAACTGTATGCGAAGAGAACGGTAAACTGATTTTTGTATCCCAGTCTGTGGAACAATTATTAGGGTATAAACCTGATGAATTGCTGGGTTCTGATTGGTATGAATATATTGCTCGTGATGATATGGAGTATTTGAAGAAAAATATGAACAATTTAGAAGAAGAAAATGGAAAACCATTCAATATTCACATTCGTAACTGGAGTGGTAAATATATTTGGACGGAACATATCATATCACGGGTTCAGGATAAGTTCGGGAAACTGTTTTTTGTCTCTATTGTTAAAGATATTACGGATAAAAAAGAAGCCGAAGAAATGATGGTCCGTTCGGAAAAGATGTCTGTCGCTGGGCAGCTTGCTGCCGGAATAGCACATGAAATCCGTAATCCGCTGACATCTTTGAAAGGTTTTTTACAGTTGATTCAAGCTGGTGTGAACCGGAAAGAGGAATACTATAAAATAATGATTGATGAAATTGAGAAAATGGAAACCATAACATCGGAACTACTGTTTATATCGAAGCCGCTTACGGATAATAAGCGTGTTGAATCAGTAGTAAGTATGGTGGAAGATGTGATTACATTGCTTAAGCCGCAAGCCGGATTAAAAAATATTGAAGTTGCATGCAGCATCCCCGATGATTATTCCGTTTTTTGTGATCGGTCCCAGATTAAACAGGTATTGATTAACCTCGTTAAAAATGCGATTGAGGCAATGGAGGAACCAGGAAAAATTCATATTCATGCTGCAGTTCAAGATGAGCAATTAGCGGTGGAGGTAATTGACCAGGGAGTTGGAGTACCGGAAGAATTAATACATAAACTTGGCGAACCGTTTTTCACGACGAAACAAAATGGAACAGGTCTTGGTATCATGATTATTCGACAAATCCTGGAAAAACATGATGGAGAATTGGAGATACAGCAGAATGAGTCAAAGGGAAGCACCTTTCGAATTAAACTGCCTTCCATGGAACTATAA
- the acnA gene encoding aconitate hydratase AcnA yields MGIDAKKQFELNGKTYNYYELQALENAGLGKVSRLPFSIRVLLESLVRQRDGHVIKDEHIEGLSQWGTDSGGNVDVPFKPSRIILQDFTGVPAVVDLASLRKAMVDMGGEPDKINPEVPVDLVIDHSVQVDEYGTPNALKANMELEFERNAERYEFLHWAQKAFENYRAVPPATGIVHQVNLEYIANVVHGLENEDGTYDAFPDTLFGTDSHTTMINGLGVLGWGVGGIEAEAGMLGQPSYFPAPEVIGVKFTGSFPQGTTATDLALKVTQVLREKKVVGKFVEYFGPGLKDMPLADRATISNMAPEYGATCGFFPVDDESLNYLSLTGRSDEQIELVEKYCKANNLWYSPDQPDPEYTDLVEINLSELEPNLSGPKRPQDLIALSNMKEEFNKAVTAPSGNQGLGLDKSEFDKEAVVEHPNGDKSVMKTGAIAIAAITSCTNTSNPYVMLGAGLLAKNAVEKGLQVPGYVKTSLAPGSKVVTRYLEDSGLMDYLDNLGFNLVGYGCTTCIGNSGPLREEIEKAISKEDLTVSSVLSGNRNFEGRIHPLVKANYLASPPLVVAYALAGNVDVNLTTDALGYDADGEPVYLNDIWPSMAEIKEAVQSTVNPDIFRKEYKSVFDSNEKWNEIQTTDEPLFEWDSESTYIQNPPFFEGLSKEAGKVNPLNDLRVVGKFGDSVTTDHISPAGAIAKDMPAGQYLQEKGVSPRNFNSYGSRRGNHEVMMRGTFANIRIRNLLAQGKEGGYTTYWPTEEVMPIYDAAMKYQEDGTGLMVIGGKDYGMGSSRDWAAKGTILLGIKTVIAESFERIHRSNLVMMGVLPLQFEDGDSADKLGLTGKESFDVEIDENVKPHDRVKVTAVDEDGKKTEFHVIARFDSDVEIDYYRHGGILQMVLRNKLQ; encoded by the coding sequence ATGGGTATTGATGCGAAAAAGCAGTTTGAATTGAATGGTAAAACGTATAACTATTATGAATTGCAAGCTCTTGAAAATGCTGGACTTGGAAAAGTCTCCCGCTTACCATTCTCCATTCGTGTTCTTTTGGAATCACTTGTCCGTCAGCGTGATGGTCATGTAATTAAGGATGAACATATTGAAGGGTTATCCCAATGGGGAACAGATAGTGGCGGAAACGTGGATGTGCCTTTCAAACCATCCCGAATCATTTTACAGGATTTTACCGGTGTACCTGCAGTAGTAGATCTTGCTTCATTACGGAAAGCAATGGTTGATATGGGTGGCGAACCCGATAAAATCAATCCTGAAGTGCCTGTTGACCTGGTTATTGACCACTCCGTACAGGTTGATGAATATGGTACGCCAAATGCATTAAAAGCAAATATGGAACTTGAGTTTGAACGGAATGCTGAACGGTATGAGTTTCTTCACTGGGCTCAAAAAGCATTTGAAAACTATCGTGCCGTTCCACCGGCAACCGGTATTGTACACCAGGTAAACTTGGAGTACATTGCCAATGTTGTTCATGGTTTGGAAAATGAAGATGGAACATATGATGCATTCCCTGATACATTATTCGGTACAGACTCCCATACGACCATGATCAATGGTTTGGGCGTACTTGGCTGGGGTGTAGGCGGTATTGAAGCTGAAGCCGGTATGCTTGGTCAGCCTTCTTATTTCCCAGCGCCGGAAGTTATCGGTGTTAAGTTCACTGGAAGTTTTCCACAAGGCACTACAGCAACAGACCTGGCGCTGAAAGTTACCCAGGTTTTACGTGAGAAAAAAGTAGTTGGCAAGTTTGTGGAGTATTTCGGTCCTGGACTGAAGGATATGCCGCTTGCTGACCGTGCAACGATTTCCAACATGGCGCCTGAATATGGTGCAACGTGCGGTTTCTTCCCGGTTGATGATGAATCACTGAACTATCTTAGTCTGACCGGACGCAGCGACGAACAAATTGAATTAGTAGAAAAGTATTGTAAAGCTAACAATCTATGGTATTCACCTGATCAGCCAGATCCTGAATACACAGATCTTGTTGAGATTAATTTATCCGAACTGGAACCAAACCTGTCTGGTCCGAAACGTCCACAGGATTTGATTGCTTTATCAAACATGAAAGAAGAGTTCAATAAAGCTGTTACGGCACCATCTGGTAACCAGGGACTTGGACTTGATAAATCAGAGTTTGATAAAGAGGCAGTTGTTGAGCATCCAAACGGTGACAAATCGGTTATGAAAACAGGTGCGATTGCGATTGCAGCAATTACATCATGTACGAATACATCAAACCCGTATGTAATGCTTGGAGCTGGCTTGCTTGCTAAAAATGCAGTCGAAAAAGGTCTGCAAGTACCGGGATATGTCAAAACTTCATTGGCACCGGGTTCGAAAGTTGTTACACGATATCTCGAAGATTCTGGTCTGATGGATTATCTCGATAATCTTGGCTTTAATCTTGTCGGATATGGCTGTACAACATGTATCGGTAACTCCGGTCCATTGCGTGAGGAAATTGAGAAAGCTATTTCCAAAGAGGATTTGACTGTATCATCTGTTCTTTCAGGTAACCGTAACTTTGAAGGACGTATTCACCCGCTTGTTAAGGCAAACTATCTTGCTTCACCTCCATTGGTAGTTGCATACGCACTGGCAGGTAATGTGGATGTCAATTTAACAACTGATGCATTAGGTTATGATGCAGATGGTGAACCTGTTTACCTGAACGATATCTGGCCTTCAATGGCTGAAATTAAAGAAGCAGTTCAGAGCACTGTTAATCCTGATATCTTCAGGAAAGAATACAAGAGTGTATTCGACTCCAATGAAAAATGGAATGAAATCCAAACAACGGATGAGCCGTTATTTGAATGGGACAGTGAATCAACGTATATTCAAAACCCTCCATTTTTCGAAGGGCTGTCAAAAGAAGCCGGTAAAGTCAATCCGTTGAATGATTTGCGTGTCGTTGGTAAGTTTGGGGATTCCGTAACAACGGACCATATTTCACCAGCAGGCGCGATTGCTAAGGATATGCCGGCAGGACAGTATTTGCAGGAAAAAGGTGTGTCACCAAGAAACTTTAACTCGTATGGTTCCCGTCGCGGAAATCACGAGGTAATGATGCGTGGTACATTTGCTAATATCCGTATCCGTAACTTGTTAGCACAAGGTAAAGAAGGCGGCTATACAACGTATTGGCCAACTGAAGAAGTAATGCCAATTTATGATGCTGCTATGAAATATCAGGAAGATGGCACTGGCCTTATGGTAATCGGTGGTAAAGATTACGGTATGGGCTCCTCCCGTGACTGGGCGGCAAAAGGCACCATCCTGCTTGGAATTAAGACAGTTATCGCCGAAAGCTTTGAACGTATTCATCGCTCAAATCTGGTTATGATGGGTGTTCTTCCATTGCAGTTCGAAGATGGAGACAGCGCTGATAAGCTTGGCTTAACTGGAAAAGAATCATTTGATGTGGAAATCGATGAAAATGTTAAGCCGCATGACCGTGTCAAAGTTACGGCTGTTGATGAAGACGGTAAGAAGACCGAATTTCATGTTATTGCTCGTTTTGACAGTGATGTTGAAATTGATTACTATCGTCATGGCGGTATTCTACAGATGGTATTGCGTAACAAATTGCAATAA
- a CDS encoding Na(+)/H(+) antiporter subunit B: protein MYKPNDLILRTTTSIIVFILLGFSIYLLLAGHNSPGGGFIGGLMTASAILLLYISYGSKAIEKILPINYRLLIPIGLLIALGTGIGSFFFNVPFLSQTFTYVQIPFFGKMELATAMLFDVGVYVTVLGVTLTIILSISRDQKS, encoded by the coding sequence ATGTACAAACCAAACGATCTTATTTTGCGGACAACAACATCGATTATCGTTTTCATTTTGCTTGGTTTTTCGATTTACTTGTTGCTGGCCGGGCATAATTCTCCGGGAGGAGGATTTATCGGCGGGTTGATGACAGCATCTGCAATACTGCTTTTATACATATCATACGGATCAAAAGCCATCGAAAAAATATTGCCGATTAATTACCGTTTGTTAATTCCGATTGGACTGTTAATTGCCCTTGGAACTGGTATAGGGTCATTCTTTTTTAATGTTCCGTTTTTATCCCAGACCTTCACTTATGTACAGATTCCGTTTTTTGGAAAAATGGAGCTTGCCACGGCCATGCTGTTTGATGTCGGCGTTTATGTTACAGTGTTGGGTGTTACACTTACAATCATTTTGTCTATTTCAAGGGATCAAAAATCGTGA
- the sirA gene encoding sporulation inhibitor of replication protein SirA yields MNQYSIYWIKEEFAHHFFHKSHILYRFLRAYQIEENREDLKNQFEFITNPFPKKELIAHLSHNKSDNVHVSWQESNVEIWKDMQYISLHIHQKHINFRSEILHDAENLLFPALRLFQPVLFIMSNNVDHYGWLSPVIQRKRDKTEQVLYSYL; encoded by the coding sequence TTGAATCAATACAGCATTTACTGGATAAAAGAAGAATTTGCGCATCATTTTTTTCATAAAAGTCATATCCTTTACCGTTTTTTAAGAGCGTATCAAATAGAAGAAAACCGGGAAGACCTAAAAAATCAGTTTGAATTTATAACAAACCCTTTTCCTAAGAAAGAGCTGATTGCCCATCTTTCACACAACAAATCTGATAATGTACATGTGAGCTGGCAGGAAAGCAACGTGGAAATTTGGAAAGATATGCAATATATTTCTTTACATATTCATCAAAAACATATAAACTTTCGTAGTGAGATATTGCATGATGCCGAAAATTTGCTGTTTCCGGCACTCCGACTATTTCAGCCGGTGTTATTTATTATGAGTAATAATGTGGATCATTACGGTTGGTTATCTCCGGTAATTCAAAGAAAAAGGGACAAGACTGAACAAGTATTGTATTCTTATCTTTGA
- a CDS encoding DUF2621 family protein — protein sequence MIVMWGFLLITLMGIGGFFMFRKFLKKLPKEDGKSKMDWEEFYMEKTRHMWRKPEKELLEDLVTPVPELFRDIARQKIASKIGEVALQKKRKVITQDVLIEGYILATPKRDHKFLRKKLDQKNIDVTPYERFFEY from the coding sequence ATGATAGTTATGTGGGGTTTTTTGCTGATTACCCTAATGGGAATCGGCGGATTTTTTATGTTTCGGAAATTTTTGAAAAAGTTGCCAAAAGAGGATGGCAAATCAAAAATGGACTGGGAAGAATTTTACATGGAAAAGACAAGACATATGTGGCGTAAACCGGAAAAAGAACTTCTGGAGGATTTGGTTACACCTGTTCCGGAACTGTTCAGGGATATTGCCAGACAAAAAATCGCCAGTAAAATTGGAGAAGTTGCACTGCAAAAAAAACGAAAAGTTATTACACAGGATGTTCTTATCGAAGGTTATATCCTTGCTACACCAAAACGGGACCACAAATTTTTAAGGAAAAAATTGGATCAAAAAAATATTGATGTCACGCCGTATGAAAGGTTTTTCGAGTATTAA
- a CDS encoding YneF family protein, whose protein sequence is MDVIWVVLIAVVALIAGVALGFFIARKYMMNYLKKNPPINEQMLRTLMMQMGQKPSQKKINQMMRSMNNQQNK, encoded by the coding sequence ATGGATGTAATTTGGGTTGTACTAATAGCTGTCGTTGCATTAATTGCCGGTGTTGCGCTTGGATTCTTCATCGCACGAAAATATATGATGAACTATTTGAAGAAAAACCCACCAATTAATGAACAGATGCTTCGTACATTAATGATGCAGATGGGCCAGAAGCCATCACAAAAGAAAATTAATCAGATGATGCGTTCGATGAATAATCAGCAGAACAAATAA
- the tlp gene encoding small acid-soluble spore protein Tlp: protein MPDKYEPKPDDRSDNAEKIENMIHDTLENMDEAEETMEFSSGQEKEQIKAKNKRRQESVKGMRQEMKDEADQ from the coding sequence ATGCCGGACAAGTATGAACCAAAACCTGATGATCGCAGTGATAATGCTGAAAAAATCGAAAATATGATTCATGATACGCTCGAAAATATGGACGAAGCTGAGGAAACAATGGAATTTTCATCCGGACAGGAAAAAGAACAAATTAAAGCAAAGAACAAACGCCGGCAGGAATCAGTAAAAGGGATGCGGCAGGAAATGAAGGATGAAGCGGATCAGTAA
- a CDS encoding CcdC family protein: MFWIIASTVVAAFMAVTMIFVRLKAAKQPASVKKIILPPLFMSTGAFMFLFPVFQVEWLQVLEAFSVGVVFSIFLIKTSKFEIRSNDIYLIPSKSFVFILFGLLAIRVIIKLVIGGTISLGETSGMFFLLAFGMILSWRLAMLYKYKKLEKQLEY, from the coding sequence ATGTTTTGGATAATTGCAAGCACAGTGGTTGCTGCGTTTATGGCTGTTACAATGATTTTTGTCCGTTTGAAAGCCGCCAAACAGCCAGCTTCTGTCAAAAAAATAATATTGCCGCCGCTGTTTATGAGCACAGGTGCATTCATGTTCCTGTTTCCAGTGTTTCAGGTTGAATGGCTGCAAGTGCTTGAGGCATTCAGCGTAGGGGTGGTTTTTTCCATATTCCTGATTAAAACATCGAAATTTGAAATCAGGAGTAATGATATTTATCTTATTCCGTCCAAATCCTTTGTCTTTATTTTATTCGGATTATTGGCTATCAGGGTTATCATAAAACTTGTTATTGGTGGAACGATTTCTCTGGGAGAAACCAGTGGCATGTTCTTTTTACTTGCGTTTGGCATGATTCTGTCCTGGCGACTTGCAATGTTATACAAATATAAAAAACTTGAGAAACAGCTTGAGTATTAA
- a CDS encoding redoxin domain-containing protein, translating to MKKRNIFGLVILLALAGFMVAGFMNEKNDKTSSSSDSDGAGIVAPNQNGIEVGETAPDFSLQTLSGDTFRLTDLRGKPVFLNFWASWCGPCKKEMPDMQKFYDKYKGKVEVIAVNLTGSEIGVGKVRKYIDQYGYTYPVPLDKNSEVQGMYDVTVVPTTYLIGRDGNVIEQKRGPMTYEEMVKMLQKTK from the coding sequence ATGAAGAAACGAAATATATTCGGTCTGGTCATTTTGCTCGCGTTGGCTGGCTTTATGGTTGCTGGTTTTATGAATGAAAAGAACGATAAGACAAGCAGTTCAAGCGACTCCGATGGTGCCGGCATCGTTGCCCCTAATCAAAATGGTATTGAAGTCGGAGAGACTGCGCCGGATTTTTCACTTCAGACATTGTCCGGCGATACATTCCGCTTAACGGATTTACGCGGAAAACCTGTTTTTTTAAATTTCTGGGCTTCATGGTGCGGGCCTTGTAAAAAAGAGATGCCGGATATGCAAAAGTTCTATGACAAATATAAGGGAAAAGTTGAAGTTATCGCGGTTAACCTGACTGGTAGTGAGATCGGTGTGGGTAAAGTACGTAAATATATTGATCAATACGGGTACACATATCCGGTTCCACTGGATAAGAATTCAGAAGTGCAGGGTATGTACGATGTTACCGTAGTTCCTACAACGTATTTGATTGGACGAGATGGAAATGTTATAGAACAAAAACGCGGTCCAATGACATATGAAGAAATGGTAAAAATGCTGCAAAAGACTAAATAA
- the folE2 gene encoding GTP cyclohydrolase FolE2 yields the protein MNKTRTLPKKQLPNKAQRHKLFGSVEPGPRTKPSEKNKMADLQNSQNDFLFDLDEVGIADVKHPITVTSNSAPTSQTTIGTFKFSSSIGKLSKGTNMSRFTEQLQAYYEKGLTIDFKTLKAFTKDLAERLNQNDAEVEVGFPWFFERRGPYADLAGMNHADASISVKYDVNEGYTLNASLSALITTLCPCSKEISEYSAHNQRGHVSMSISLNEDFDEDEDTADWKEMLLEAAESNASARIHPVLKRTDEKMVTEQAYENPRFVEDIVRLVAADLYEIPSVKKFKVECRNEESIHMHDAIASVTYDKRQEEIEPGR from the coding sequence ATGAACAAAACTAGGACCTTGCCAAAAAAACAGCTACCAAACAAAGCACAACGCCATAAATTATTCGGTTCTGTGGAGCCGGGGCCACGAACAAAACCAAGTGAAAAAAATAAAATGGCCGACCTGCAGAACTCCCAAAATGACTTTCTATTTGACCTTGATGAAGTTGGAATTGCTGACGTGAAACATCCGATTACTGTCACCAGTAATTCAGCTCCAACATCACAGACAACTATCGGTACGTTTAAGTTTTCTTCAAGTATCGGTAAATTGAGCAAAGGTACAAATATGAGTCGTTTTACTGAACAGTTACAAGCATATTACGAAAAGGGTCTTACAATTGATTTTAAAACCCTTAAAGCGTTCACGAAGGATCTCGCTGAACGATTGAACCAAAATGATGCTGAAGTTGAAGTCGGGTTTCCATGGTTTTTCGAGCGGCGGGGACCTTATGCAGACCTTGCCGGAATGAACCACGCAGATGCTTCCATTTCGGTCAAATATGATGTGAATGAAGGTTATACGTTAAATGCATCGTTGTCTGCACTGATTACAACACTTTGTCCTTGTTCAAAAGAAATCAGTGAGTACAGTGCACATAACCAGCGCGGCCATGTGTCGATGAGTATCTCACTGAATGAGGATTTTGATGAAGATGAAGATACTGCAGATTGGAAAGAGATGCTTCTTGAAGCAGCGGAAAGTAATGCGAGTGCGCGAATTCATCCGGTACTGAAGCGGACGGATGAAAAAATGGTAACCGAACAAGCGTATGAAAATCCGCGTTTTGTCGAAGATATCGTTCGTCTCGTCGCGGCTGATTTATACGAAATACCATCAGTGAAAAAGTTTAAAGTCGAGTGTCGTAATGAAGAATCCATTCATATGCATGATGCAATCGCATCGGTGACGTATGATAAACGGCAGGAAGAAATCGAACCAGGGAGATAA
- a CDS encoding acyl-CoA thioesterase, which produces MKKIQTPIEVRYQETDQMGVVYHANYLVWFEIGRTKFIESIGLRYADMEKQNVVAPVVDANITFKQPVRYGEDAFVETWIEEYDGLRTVYGYNIVNEKDDICVSGTTKHVIVKKDTFRPLSLRRSFPDWHNAYTNALDEEL; this is translated from the coding sequence TTGAAAAAGATACAGACACCAATTGAAGTACGTTATCAGGAAACAGATCAAATGGGCGTAGTGTATCACGCTAATTATCTGGTCTGGTTTGAAATTGGCCGCACTAAATTTATTGAAAGTATTGGTCTTCGGTATGCGGATATGGAAAAGCAGAATGTTGTGGCGCCGGTAGTTGATGCTAATATTACCTTTAAACAGCCGGTACGTTATGGTGAGGATGCTTTCGTTGAGACATGGATTGAGGAATATGATGGGCTCAGGACAGTTTACGGCTACAACATCGTTAATGAAAAAGACGACATTTGTGTGAGTGGTACAACCAAACATGTTATAGTTAAAAAAGATACCTTTCGCCCGCTCTCCTTAAGAAGATCATTCCCGGACTGGCATAATGCATATACCAATGCTTTAGATGAGGAATTGTAA
- a CDS encoding cytochrome c biogenesis CcdA family protein, with product MSEEINIFIAFGAGLLSFISPCVLPLYPAFLSYITGMSVNEIKEDNKMLNRKSMLHTLFFLLGFSCIFIVMGYTSNVFSDFLDDYQDIIRQVGALVIVFFGFVIVGILNFEFLMKDKKITFKNRPAGFAGSFLIGLAFSLGWTPCMGPILMVVLSLTATNPDLGMVMMISYILGFSIPFFILSFFIGKLGWIKRNSAKIVKVGGYLMIFMGIALFFNWMGKLTAFLAGWFGFTGF from the coding sequence ATGTCGGAAGAAATCAACATATTCATTGCATTTGGTGCTGGTTTGTTATCTTTTATCTCGCCGTGTGTGCTGCCTTTATATCCGGCATTTTTGTCCTATATTACCGGAATGAGTGTAAATGAGATTAAAGAAGACAACAAAATGCTTAACCGGAAAAGCATGCTGCATACCTTGTTCTTTTTGCTTGGCTTTTCGTGTATTTTTATCGTAATGGGATATACATCCAATGTGTTTTCGGATTTCCTTGACGACTATCAAGACATTATCCGGCAAGTCGGTGCGCTTGTCATCGTATTTTTCGGTTTTGTCATTGTGGGTATATTGAACTTTGAATTCCTTATGAAGGATAAAAAAATCACCTTTAAAAATCGTCCGGCCGGATTTGCCGGCTCGTTTTTGATTGGTTTGGCGTTCTCGCTGGGGTGGACACCGTGTATGGGACCGATTCTCATGGTGGTTCTATCACTTACCGCTACAAATCCTGATCTGGGAATGGTCATGATGATCAGTTATATTCTTGGTTTTTCCATACCATTTTTCATTCTGTCATTCTTCATTGGAAAATTGGGGTGGATTAAACGAAACAGTGCGAAGATTGTTAAGGTCGGCGGTTATCTCATGATTTTTATGGGAATTGCACTTTTCTTTAATTGGATGGGCAAATTAACGGCATTTCTAGCCGGGTGGTTTGGTTTCACAGGCTTTTAA
- a CDS encoding FbpB family small basic protein, which yields MSLKKRYTFDELVQENRKQILKDRAQIEAIEDSFERKHQLSDKKSAE from the coding sequence ATTTCCTTAAAGAAACGTTATACATTCGATGAGCTTGTACAGGAAAACAGGAAACAGATTTTAAAAGACCGTGCACAAATCGAAGCAATTGAAGATTCTTTTGAAAGAAAACATCAATTGTCTGATAAAAAATCTGCAGAATAA
- a CDS encoding HesB/YadR/YfhF family protein, with protein MNLHISENAAKWYKKELEIEESANVRFFVRYGFGGIVPGFSLGVGFDEPSTIHASHEALGITFYIEEKDAWYFDENNLAVQMNNKLDEPEFKYKS; from the coding sequence TTGAACTTGCACATATCCGAAAACGCAGCAAAATGGTATAAAAAAGAATTGGAAATTGAAGAATCTGCTAATGTACGATTTTTTGTCCGATATGGTTTCGGGGGCATTGTTCCTGGCTTTTCACTTGGGGTTGGCTTTGATGAACCATCTACAATTCATGCCTCACATGAAGCCCTAGGAATCACGTTTTATATTGAGGAAAAAGATGCCTGGTATTTTGACGAAAATAATTTGGCAGTCCAAATGAATAATAAATTAGATGAACCGGAATTTAAATATAAATCATGA